In the Populus trichocarpa isolate Nisqually-1 chromosome 1, P.trichocarpa_v4.1, whole genome shotgun sequence genome, one interval contains:
- the LOC7455742 gene encoding uncharacterized protein LOC7455742 gives MGSLIGHVLPGMAFFILGLWHLFNHVKLHSLHPNSYTSSPWFPVTKPRYLELYLIMLGSSISITMELFIGPEKHQPFDVDGTIPSNHLRNFEHSFISMSFFVYATFALLLDRIGAKAKCGLTHLLGAIAFGQQLLMFHLHSTDHKGLEGQYHLLLQLVVSISLVTTLMGIGFPRSFLVSFVRSLSILFQGVWFMVMGFMLWTPRLIPKGCSLYNDDGHKIVRCASEEALHRAKSLVNIQFSWLVNGITIFAITLYLALVEKYSKNVKYSSLAKELEEMPEDSSDIETEKKNNLSDSKCLVRGESLRGFAPFDMDGQRMWKN, from the coding sequence ATGGGCAGTTTGATAGGGCATGTATTACCAGGCATGGCCTTCTTCATACTAGGTTTATGGCATCTCTTTAACCACGTAAAACTCCACTCTCTACACCCAAACTCTTACACTTCCTCTCCATGGTTCCCCGTCACAAAACCAAGGTATCTAGAGCTCTATTTGATCATGTTAGGAAGCTCCATTTCCATAACAATGGAACTCTTCATTGGGCCAGAAAAACACCAACCCTTCGATGTTGATGGAACCATACCATCAAACCATCTCCGAAACTTTGAACACTCTTTCATATCAATGTCTTTCTTTGTCTATGCAACTTTCGCTCTGCTTCTTGATAGAATTGGAGCTAAAGCAAAATGCGGTCTAACACATCTTCTAGGGGCAATAGCCTTTGGCCAACAACTTCTCATGTTCCACCTCCACTCGACTGACCACAAGGGTCTTGAAGGTCAATACCATTTGCTTCTACAACTTGTCGTATCTATATCTTTAGTCACCACTCTTATGGGAATTGGCTTCCCTAGGAGTTTCTTGGTTAGCTTTGTTAGGTCTCTTAGTATTTTGTTCCAAGGAGTATGGTTCATGGTAATGGGCTTTATGTTATGGACTCCAAGGTTGATCCCCAAGGGTTGCTCACTTTACAACGATGATGGTCACAAAATAGTCCGATGCGCTAGTGAAGAGGCCTTGCATCGTGCAAAATCATTAGTGAACATTCAATTTAGCTGGCTTGTTAATGGAATCACCATTTTTGCTATAACCTTGTATTTGGCTTTGGTTGAAAAATATAGCAAGAATGTCAAGTACTCGTCATTGGCAAAGGAACTTGAAGAAATGCCCGAAGACTCTAGCGACATTGAaacagaaaagaagaacaaTTTGAGCGACTCGAAGTGTTTGGTTCGTGGGGAAAGCTTAAGAGGGTTTGCCCCTTTTGACATGGATGGGCAGAGGATGTGGAAAAATTGA